Proteins from one Listeria innocua genomic window:
- a CDS encoding internalin N-terminal domain-containing protein has protein sequence MKKIIGLLFIVSCCILLSPTIKVQADTVPLPAPIIEAFPVEAIAEAIAEELDKDSVNDIITQEDLDTITILPFPGLNLTGEDLNVLNNEVFTNATELAIWSNNIGEMPDLSESLPALETIKASDANITQFPNANYPNLTTVDFSKNNFGINIPEFIGMEKLVSINMEQAELSGYIAKDIWMNMPNLETLLLRDNHLISIPEDIFLTGQIRNRSFDGQTATYPPRTIKQGENLDVFVPFIYQALDFIAPAPGNEMIINDNGEFLYKPVYPSYTGSYMYTIETAGLEPGEHLLEISLNYNGSEYLGWYDFPVTITE, from the coding sequence ATGAAAAAGATAATTGGATTGTTGTTCATTGTAAGTTGTTGTATTTTACTTTCACCAACAATAAAAGTGCAAGCGGATACAGTTCCTTTGCCAGCTCCAATCATTGAGGCATTTCCAGTTGAAGCAATTGCTGAGGCGATTGCTGAAGAATTGGATAAAGATTCTGTAAATGATATTATCACGCAAGAAGATTTAGATACAATCACAATCCTACCATTTCCAGGGTTAAATTTAACTGGGGAAGATTTGAATGTATTGAATAATGAAGTTTTTACAAACGCAACAGAATTAGCTATTTGGAGTAATAATATTGGCGAGATGCCTGACTTATCGGAGAGTCTTCCTGCTTTAGAAACTATAAAAGCATCTGATGCAAACATTACTCAATTTCCAAACGCAAATTATCCTAATTTAACGACAGTAGACTTTAGTAAAAATAATTTCGGAATTAATATTCCTGAGTTCATTGGGATGGAAAAATTAGTCAGTATTAACATGGAGCAAGCAGAACTTTCTGGATATATAGCGAAAGATATTTGGATGAATATGCCTAATTTAGAAACATTACTTCTTCGTGATAATCATTTAATATCAATTCCAGAAGATATTTTTCTAACTGGGCAAATTAGGAATCGTTCGTTTGATGGACAGACGGCAACCTATCCTCCAAGGACAATTAAACAAGGCGAAAATTTAGATGTTTTTGTGCCGTTTATTTATCAAGCGCTAGATTTTATCGCACCAGCTCCTGGGAACGAGATGATAATTAATGATAACGGTGAATTTCTTTATAAACCAGTGTATCCATCCTATACGGGTTCTTACATGTACACTATTGAAACAGCAGGATTAGAGCCTGGTGAACATTTGTTAGAAATCTCACTAAATTACAATGGATCAGAATATTTAGGGTGGTATGATTTTCCTGTAACAATTACTGAATGA
- a CDS encoding TIM-barrel domain-containing protein has product MKRKGRKSSLIFILTILIFSCLSGFGTNVFAMDGEYHSPYGDDDLYTVQPTERSPRDPKAGEDVTLNITTWPIEDGQNVWVEWTKNGVAQENVTAAYDYNSGNNTYWKADLGKFEKGDEITYTTKGSTDGGTEYESGPFTFYVTDWEYVQDVSSVVDNGDSITLNMTATAGEFTPKLYLSFEDLDTLRMELSPTGKETGHAGKTGYTVDDGADKVTVTTDDLRVEIQKSPYRMEVYQADGTLLTSEYTTANSLGWLTDGKNVINQYQNNFMTPSDEAFYGFGERYDTINQRGKDVETYVYNEYQDQAQTERTYLAVPFFVSANKYGMFVNSDFHSQFQMASKVEDKYSFILDNDGDMTNMLDYYVISGKDQNDIVNNYTDITGKTTLLPKWAFGLWMSANEWDRESDVSTALSNAKENEIPATGFVLEQWSDEETYYIWNDATYTAKKNGEPFAYDDFTFNGKWTNPKAMVDSVHDAGMNIVLWQVPVLKDDNTVYEQRDNDEDYMISQGYSADDGTGAPYRVPASQWFGNGILLDFTNKDAVNWWTSQREYLLTDVGIDGFKTDGGEMVWGRDTTFSNGEKGQEMRNRYPTDYVSSYFDFAKSINPEAVSFSRSGTSGAQKSGIYWSGDQTSTFDSFQASVKAGLSASTSGVSYWAWDMAGFTGNYPTAELYKRATAMAAFAPIMQFHSEKSDPSPSEERSPWNAVARTGDETILPTFQKYLYTRMNLLPYIYTAAKDTADNGKSMMRQMAMDYPEDINTRNLDEQYMFGDDLLVAPIVQEGQTEKEVYLPEGEWIDIWNGGIHPGGETISYYADVDTLPVFAKAGAIIPMNMTDGYQLGQNVGNDLKAYDNLTFRVYPSGNSEYSFYDDVNGGEMRDISVSEDFANEKVTVNLPAMADETTMQVFSTEPTSVTVAGTEVAKADTLDAFNEATSAYYYDTVQNLTYIKTAATDTTQAIVLNGVNHAPYEAEFGHLTNVSTASDHAGYTGTGFVAGFDEEKEAVEFDIDAVDGASDYTMEVRYSAGVEDATRTVYVNGNKQQIALPKTTDWDTWDVVEVPVTLQDGINQVVFDFEAGDTAGINFDHVVIK; this is encoded by the coding sequence ATGAAGCGAAAGGGAAGAAAATCTAGTTTAATTTTCATTTTGACCATACTAATATTTAGTTGTTTAAGTGGATTTGGGACAAACGTTTTCGCGATGGATGGGGAATATCACTCGCCATATGGGGATGATGATCTATATACTGTCCAACCAACAGAACGTTCTCCTAGAGATCCAAAAGCTGGTGAAGACGTGACATTAAATATTACTACCTGGCCAATTGAAGATGGACAAAATGTTTGGGTAGAATGGACTAAAAACGGGGTAGCACAAGAAAATGTTACAGCAGCTTATGATTATAATAGCGGGAACAATACTTACTGGAAAGCAGATTTAGGAAAATTTGAAAAAGGCGATGAAATTACTTATACAACAAAAGGTTCTACTGACGGAGGAACTGAATATGAAAGTGGTCCGTTTACATTTTACGTGACGGACTGGGAGTATGTGCAAGATGTCAGCAGCGTTGTAGATAATGGAGATTCTATTACATTAAATATGACAGCTACTGCAGGTGAATTCACTCCAAAATTATATCTTTCGTTTGAGGATTTAGATACACTTCGTATGGAACTATCACCAACCGGTAAAGAAACTGGACATGCTGGAAAAACTGGTTACACAGTAGATGATGGTGCAGATAAAGTAACAGTTACAACTGACGATTTGCGAGTAGAAATCCAAAAGTCTCCTTACCGCATGGAAGTGTACCAAGCAGATGGAACTCTACTTACAAGTGAATATACAACTGCCAACAGCTTAGGTTGGTTGACAGATGGCAAAAATGTTATCAATCAGTATCAAAATAATTTTATGACGCCAAGTGATGAGGCGTTCTATGGTTTTGGTGAACGTTACGATACTATTAATCAACGAGGCAAAGATGTTGAAACCTATGTTTATAATGAGTACCAAGACCAAGCACAAACTGAACGAACTTATTTAGCAGTACCGTTTTTTGTAAGTGCAAATAAATATGGTATGTTTGTGAATTCTGATTTTCATTCACAATTCCAAATGGCTTCAAAAGTAGAAGACAAATATAGCTTTATTTTAGATAATGATGGCGATATGACGAATATGCTTGATTATTATGTCATCAGCGGAAAAGATCAAAATGATATTGTAAATAACTACACAGATATTACTGGAAAAACTACATTATTACCAAAATGGGCATTCGGACTTTGGATGTCAGCAAATGAATGGGATAGAGAATCTGATGTAAGTACAGCACTTTCTAATGCAAAAGAAAATGAAATTCCAGCAACGGGATTTGTATTAGAACAATGGAGTGATGAAGAAACTTACTACATTTGGAACGACGCGACATATACTGCGAAGAAAAATGGTGAACCTTTTGCCTATGATGATTTTACATTTAACGGGAAATGGACAAATCCAAAAGCAATGGTAGACAGCGTACATGATGCAGGAATGAACATTGTATTATGGCAAGTTCCTGTATTAAAAGATGATAATACAGTGTATGAACAAAGAGATAATGATGAAGACTACATGATAAGTCAAGGGTACAGTGCGGACGATGGAACAGGGGCGCCTTACCGAGTTCCAGCATCTCAGTGGTTTGGTAACGGGATTTTACTAGATTTCACAAATAAAGATGCGGTAAATTGGTGGACATCTCAACGTGAATATTTACTAACAGATGTCGGAATTGATGGATTCAAGACAGATGGTGGAGAAATGGTTTGGGGCCGTGATACAACTTTTTCTAACGGGGAAAAAGGGCAAGAAATGAGAAACCGTTATCCAACAGATTATGTTTCCAGCTATTTCGATTTTGCAAAAAGTATAAATCCAGAGGCAGTTTCCTTTAGCCGTTCTGGAACTTCAGGGGCACAAAAATCGGGCATTTACTGGTCTGGAGATCAAACTTCTACATTTGATTCTTTCCAAGCATCCGTAAAAGCAGGTCTTAGTGCATCAACATCAGGCGTTTCTTACTGGGCATGGGATATGGCAGGATTCACAGGAAATTATCCAACAGCAGAACTTTATAAACGCGCAACAGCAATGGCGGCTTTTGCACCGATTATGCAGTTCCACTCGGAAAAATCAGATCCATCGCCAAGTGAAGAACGCTCACCGTGGAATGCAGTAGCTAGAACTGGCGACGAAACGATTTTACCAACATTCCAAAAATATTTATATACACGTATGAATTTACTTCCTTATATTTATACAGCGGCAAAAGATACTGCTGATAATGGGAAATCTATGATGCGTCAAATGGCTATGGATTATCCAGAAGATATTAATACGCGTAATTTAGATGAACAATATATGTTTGGCGATGATTTACTTGTAGCACCAATTGTACAAGAAGGCCAAACAGAAAAAGAAGTTTATTTACCAGAAGGCGAATGGATAGATATTTGGAACGGCGGTATCCATCCAGGTGGCGAAACAATTTCTTACTATGCAGATGTTGATACGCTACCTGTATTTGCAAAAGCTGGAGCGATTATTCCAATGAATATGACAGATGGTTACCAACTAGGACAAAATGTAGGTAACGATTTAAAAGCGTATGATAATTTAACGTTCCGAGTTTACCCATCAGGAAACAGCGAGTACAGTTTCTATGATGATGTAAATGGTGGCGAGATGCGTGACATTAGCGTTTCTGAAGACTTTGCAAATGAAAAAGTTACGGTCAATCTTCCGGCAATGGCAGATGAAACAACGATGCAAGTTTTCAGTACAGAGCCAACAAGTGTAACAGTTGCAGGAACTGAGGTAGCTAAAGCAGACACACTAGATGCCTTTAATGAAGCAACGAGCGCTTATTACTATGACACTGTACAAAACTTAACTTACATCAAAACTGCAGCAACAGACACTACTCAGGCTATCGTTTTAAATGGTGTAAATCATGCACCTTATGAAGCGGAATTCGGGCATTTAACAAATGTATCAACTGCAAGTGACCATGCTGGCTACACTGGAACTGGTTTTGTAGCTGGATTTGATGAAGAAAAAGAAGCAGTTGAGTTTGATATTGATGCAGTTGATGGGGCATCCGATTATACGATGGAAGTGCGTTATAGCGCGGGTGTGGAAGATGCTACAAGAACGGTTTATGTAAATGGCAACAAACAACAAATTGCTTTACCGAAAACGACTGACTGGGATACTTGGGACGTAGTGGAAGTGCCAGTAACCTTGCAAGATGGTATTAACCAAGTCGTCTTTGATTTTGAAGCAGGCGATACAGCGGGAATTAACTTTGATCATGTTGTAATTAAATAA
- a CDS encoding helix-turn-helix domain-containing protein, translating into MQNIGDTLKFIRKSKNLTQQEACTNALSRSNYQKIENNKIMPSMDRFIQILLNFNMTLEEFEFIKRDFTPSPKENILYLYSKIITSSETDMILNVISKCDDYLETHNDIFISDIKASLEGILLAEKEHNFKLARKKVTYIWDRLSEADELFWNDILILRNIFFIFENETAQHIVNRLISQLKKYRYLYPTLSIEISLHVNRATYLILDEKYELALHYIELSIKIAKHNHYYLQFCMAVAKKGIVLYKLGEKQKGKHFMQRALRVAKVLEEERILSGIKNEIDYFLHDEMHNLSLNEFTKIDI; encoded by the coding sequence ATGCAAAATATTGGTGATACATTAAAATTTATTCGGAAAAGTAAAAACTTAACACAACAAGAGGCCTGTACAAATGCTCTCAGTCGCTCTAATTATCAAAAAATCGAGAATAATAAAATCATGCCTAGTATGGACCGTTTTATTCAAATCTTACTTAATTTCAATATGACGTTAGAAGAATTTGAATTTATAAAACGAGACTTTACACCTTCTCCAAAAGAAAATATCCTTTATCTATACTCCAAGATTATTACCTCCTCAGAAACAGATATGATACTTAATGTTATTTCCAAATGCGACGACTACTTAGAAACCCACAACGATATTTTTATCTCTGACATTAAAGCCTCACTTGAAGGCATTTTACTAGCTGAAAAAGAACATAATTTTAAACTTGCTCGAAAGAAAGTAACCTACATTTGGGACAGGCTTTCGGAAGCTGATGAATTATTTTGGAATGACATATTAATATTAAGAAATATTTTCTTTATTTTTGAAAATGAAACTGCTCAACATATTGTAAATCGTCTTATTTCTCAACTTAAAAAATATCGTTACTTATATCCAACACTTTCGATTGAGATTTCTCTTCATGTTAATCGTGCTACTTATTTAATTTTGGACGAAAAATATGAACTAGCTTTGCACTACATTGAATTATCTATTAAAATCGCTAAGCATAACCATTATTACTTACAATTTTGCATGGCTGTTGCGAAAAAAGGAATTGTTCTGTATAAGCTAGGTGAAAAACAAAAAGGTAAACACTTTATGCAACGAGCGCTCAGAGTGGCTAAAGTGCTTGAAGAAGAACGTATTTTAAGCGGGATTAAAAATGAAATCGATTATTTTCTTCATGATGAGATGCATAACCTCTCTTTGAATGAATTTACAAAAATAGACATATAA
- the smpB gene encoding SsrA-binding protein SmpB: MPKGDGKLVAQNKKARHDYAIEETFEAGIVLQGTEIKSVRNARVNLKDSYARIDKGEIFLHNMHISPYEQGNRYNHDPLRTRKLLLHKKQISRLIGETKESGYSIVPLKMYIKDGYAKVLIGVARGKKKYDKRQDLKQKEAKRDIERAFKERQQ; the protein is encoded by the coding sequence ATGCCAAAAGGTGATGGTAAACTAGTCGCGCAAAATAAAAAAGCGCGCCACGATTACGCAATTGAAGAAACTTTTGAGGCTGGCATTGTCCTGCAAGGTACTGAAATCAAATCCGTCAGAAACGCACGGGTAAACTTAAAAGATTCCTATGCACGTATCGACAAAGGGGAAATTTTCTTACACAATATGCACATTAGTCCATATGAACAAGGGAACCGCTACAATCATGATCCACTAAGAACGCGCAAGTTGCTCTTACATAAGAAGCAAATCAGCCGTTTAATTGGAGAAACGAAAGAGTCCGGTTATTCGATTGTTCCACTAAAAATGTATATTAAAGATGGCTACGCAAAAGTACTCATCGGTGTAGCTCGAGGTAAAAAGAAATACGATAAACGCCAAGACTTAAAACAAAAAGAAGCAAAACGTGATATTGAACGCGCCTTTAAAGAGCGCCAACAATAA
- the rnr gene encoding ribonuclease R, whose amino-acid sequence MEQKQMEEKIMNLLTSAPDKTFALEDLEIEIALNNADDFKLMVKALVKLEDSGTIVRSRKNRYALPEKMDLVKGTFRAHERGFGFVLPEEKEMDDIFIPPNEVKDAMNGDLVFATITKRKGDNLAEGTIKKIVERKTTQIVGTYMEDLAGTPIVMPDDKRLFGEVEIDLEDGLKPVDGHKVIVELTEYATGHARARGVVKSIIGHRNDPGVDILSIIHKHGISIGFPEEVMEQVSKAPDVVDDSDIGNRRDLRDQMIITIDGADAKDLDDAVTVKQLPNGNWKLGVHIADVTHYVTEGSPLDKEAQDRGTSVYLVDRVIPMLPHKLSNGICSLNPQVDRFTMSCEMEIDQEGHVVNHEIFESIIKTTERMTYTDVNDILVEKDEALREKYAPIVPMLEAMQHLAEILRRKREKRGAIDFDFKEARVVVDEEGHPEAVVMRERSAGEHLIEEFMLAANETVAEHFHWMDVPFIYRIHEDPKEDKLARFFEFITNFGLIVKGTANDIHPAALQQVLEEVKGKPEEMVVSTVMLRSMQQAKYDTVSAGHFGLSTDFYTHFTSPIRRYPDLIVHRLIREYLINGDVRPETLEKRAEELPEIAEHSSKMERRAVEAERETDELKKTEFMVDKVGERFIGIISSVTNFGLFIELPTTIEGLVHVSAMKGDYFKFHQNQLAMIGERTGQIYRIGDEVEVEVTKVDVDAREIDFALRSEGKPGPVSDKQKRQREKPIDKTRNFKSNQKKGRNKRRTGKSEDVKPKSERKEDEWYTKPKKKKKKKPFYQGVAKESPKKKKRR is encoded by the coding sequence GTGGAACAAAAACAAATGGAAGAAAAAATTATGAATCTATTAACTTCAGCGCCTGATAAAACATTTGCGCTAGAAGATTTAGAAATAGAAATAGCTTTAAACAATGCGGATGACTTTAAATTAATGGTGAAAGCTTTAGTAAAACTGGAAGATTCCGGAACTATTGTCCGCTCAAGGAAGAATCGGTATGCATTACCAGAAAAAATGGACTTAGTAAAAGGAACATTTCGCGCACATGAACGAGGTTTTGGCTTTGTTCTCCCGGAAGAGAAAGAAATGGACGATATTTTTATCCCGCCAAATGAAGTTAAAGATGCAATGAACGGTGATTTAGTTTTTGCGACGATCACGAAACGTAAAGGCGATAATTTGGCAGAAGGTACGATTAAGAAAATTGTCGAACGGAAGACAACACAAATCGTCGGAACTTATATGGAAGACTTAGCTGGTACTCCAATTGTGATGCCAGATGATAAACGACTTTTCGGTGAAGTGGAAATTGATTTAGAGGATGGCTTAAAACCGGTAGACGGTCATAAAGTTATCGTTGAATTGACGGAATATGCAACTGGGCATGCGCGTGCAAGAGGGGTTGTTAAATCAATCATCGGTCACCGCAATGACCCAGGTGTGGATATTTTATCGATTATTCATAAACACGGTATTTCAATCGGGTTCCCGGAAGAAGTAATGGAGCAAGTAAGTAAAGCACCCGATGTGGTTGATGATTCAGATATTGGTAATCGTCGCGATCTTCGTGACCAAATGATAATTACAATTGACGGGGCAGACGCCAAAGACTTGGATGATGCAGTTACTGTCAAACAATTACCAAATGGCAACTGGAAGCTAGGCGTGCATATTGCAGACGTAACGCATTATGTAACAGAAGGCTCGCCACTTGATAAAGAAGCGCAAGACCGCGGAACAAGTGTTTATTTGGTCGACCGAGTAATTCCAATGTTGCCACATAAACTTTCGAATGGCATTTGCTCACTTAACCCACAAGTAGACCGTTTTACAATGAGTTGTGAAATGGAAATTGACCAAGAGGGCCACGTAGTTAATCATGAAATTTTTGAAAGTATTATTAAAACAACGGAACGAATGACTTATACAGACGTTAATGATATTTTAGTTGAAAAAGACGAAGCATTGCGTGAAAAATATGCGCCAATCGTTCCAATGCTTGAAGCGATGCAACATTTGGCTGAAATCCTTCGCCGTAAACGTGAAAAACGTGGCGCGATTGATTTTGATTTCAAAGAAGCACGTGTAGTCGTTGATGAAGAAGGTCATCCAGAAGCAGTCGTTATGCGCGAACGTTCAGCGGGAGAGCATTTGATTGAAGAATTTATGCTTGCTGCGAATGAAACAGTTGCAGAACATTTTCACTGGATGGATGTACCATTTATTTATCGTATTCATGAAGATCCAAAAGAAGACAAATTAGCACGTTTCTTTGAATTTATTACTAATTTTGGCTTAATTGTCAAAGGAACTGCCAATGATATTCACCCAGCTGCCTTACAACAAGTACTAGAAGAAGTAAAAGGTAAACCGGAAGAGATGGTTGTTTCGACTGTAATGCTACGTTCGATGCAACAAGCGAAGTATGATACAGTGAGCGCGGGACACTTTGGCTTGTCTACTGATTTTTATACACATTTCACGTCGCCAATTCGTCGTTATCCGGATTTAATCGTTCATAGGCTTATTAGAGAATATTTAATAAACGGGGATGTTCGTCCAGAAACTTTAGAAAAACGCGCTGAGGAGCTTCCTGAGATTGCTGAACATAGCTCAAAAATGGAGCGACGTGCAGTAGAAGCTGAACGTGAAACTGACGAACTGAAGAAAACTGAGTTCATGGTCGATAAAGTGGGCGAACGATTCATCGGAATTATTAGCTCTGTAACCAATTTTGGTTTATTTATTGAACTTCCGACCACAATTGAAGGTTTAGTCCATGTGAGCGCAATGAAAGGCGATTACTTCAAATTCCACCAAAATCAATTAGCGATGATTGGCGAAAGAACAGGCCAAATTTATCGTATTGGTGATGAAGTGGAAGTAGAAGTAACTAAAGTCGACGTAGATGCTCGTGAAATCGATTTTGCTCTTCGTAGTGAAGGCAAACCAGGTCCGGTGAGCGATAAACAAAAACGTCAACGTGAAAAACCGATTGATAAAACTAGAAACTTTAAGAGTAACCAAAAAAAAGGTCGTAACAAACGTAGAACTGGTAAATCAGAAGACGTGAAACCAAAATCAGAACGTAAAGAAGACGAATGGTATACAAAACCTAAAAAGAAAAAGAAGAAAAAACCTTTTTATCAAGGTGTAGCAAAAGAAAGCCCGAAGAAGAAAAAACGTCGCTAG
- a CDS encoding alpha/beta hydrolase, with protein MKITPPQPFLFEKGKRAVLLLHGFTGSSADVRILGRFLQENNYTCYAPQYRGHGVSPDLLLKTGPNDWWEDVLKAYDHLKSLGYTEIAVAGLSLGGLFSLKLGFSRPLKGIIAMSTPTRMDSSSPIIQGFLDYVRNYKKLEGKTPEQIDAEMVAYKDAPMNTIAKLKDEINGVVSEIDMIYAPIMVVQGEKDDMVDVSGAQLIYDTVESTKKELHWFKESGHVITLDKERKDVNQAILTFLDSLDWQE; from the coding sequence ATGAAAATAACACCACCACAACCATTTTTATTCGAAAAAGGCAAAAGAGCAGTGTTACTCTTACACGGTTTCACAGGTAGCTCAGCGGATGTAAGAATATTAGGTAGGTTTTTACAAGAAAACAATTACACTTGCTATGCGCCTCAATACAGAGGCCACGGCGTATCACCAGACCTACTACTAAAAACAGGACCAAACGACTGGTGGGAAGATGTTCTTAAAGCCTATGATCACCTAAAATCACTCGGTTACACGGAAATCGCTGTAGCAGGACTTTCGCTCGGTGGACTTTTTTCACTAAAATTAGGTTTTTCTAGGCCGTTAAAGGGAATTATAGCCATGAGTACTCCAACAAGAATGGACAGCTCATCGCCAATAATTCAAGGCTTTTTAGATTATGTGCGTAATTATAAAAAATTAGAAGGTAAAACGCCTGAACAAATCGATGCAGAAATGGTCGCCTATAAAGACGCGCCAATGAATACTATCGCTAAACTAAAAGATGAAATTAATGGCGTCGTTTCTGAAATAGATATGATTTATGCACCAATCATGGTCGTTCAAGGTGAAAAAGACGATATGGTTGATGTGAGCGGGGCACAGCTGATTTATGATACAGTAGAATCAACAAAGAAAGAGTTACACTGGTTTAAAGAATCTGGTCATGTCATCACATTAGACAAAGAAAGAAAAGACGTAAACCAAGCGATTTTAACATTTTTAGATAGCTTAGATTGGCAAGAATAA
- the secG gene encoding preprotein translocase subunit SecG, translating to MSTVLTVLLIIVSVLLITVIILQPGKSAGLSGAISGGAEQLFGKQKARGLELILHRTTIVLSIVFFAILIALAYFVQ from the coding sequence ATGAGTACAGTTTTAACGGTCTTACTCATCATCGTATCAGTACTGTTAATTACAGTTATCATACTTCAACCAGGTAAAAGTGCTGGCTTATCCGGCGCCATCTCTGGTGGAGCTGAGCAATTATTCGGTAAGCAAAAAGCAAGAGGACTAGAACTTATTCTACATCGTACAACCATCGTTCTATCCATTGTTTTCTTCGCAATACTAATTGCACTGGCATATTTTGTACAGTAA